The Lolium rigidum isolate FL_2022 chromosome 2, APGP_CSIRO_Lrig_0.1, whole genome shotgun sequence genomic interval aacaattttcgcaaacatatttatttgtatggtatgtttaataaatggttgtgtttccGAAAACCCCCTATAAAAAAGTTTGGGGACgacatttgggggacgcggctggggagcgacatcctCCAAACACGacacgaataaaacacgtcccTCAAACACTCGATCCGACACCATTTAGGGATGCTTTGAAGGATGCGGTTAAAGATGCTCTAAACCCAGAAGTGAGGACCTCACCTATCTGGTGGGGAGAGTGGATAAAAGACTAGCGGGTATTGCTAATCTCTTGTCATATTCTAGCAAACTCATGGTGATTAAATCTGTTATTGCTGCGATGCCTATACTACTTTGCTATGAGCATAGTTATGGTACATTTTACCATTTTGGATCACTTTGAAAAGTTCTGCAGAATTTTTTTCATGGAACAACAAGGACATTCAAAAGAGTGGAAAGTGTCTTGTTAGTTGGGATAATGTCTTGCTAgttatttttatttgtatttttttaaatatttgtaaatatatttaaaatgtattttaaataaaGGATGCATATGCACCCtggcagaaacaccctgtccaaaCAATATCATGTGAATAGTTATGTCAGAACATCAAAACTTATCATTCTTCCTTCGAGTTCTTATTTTTCCCAAAGAAATaaaattttatttcagaatttttttactTGTTTCCAGACAATGCGTTCGTACTCCTGCACCCGTGGATTTCCAATAATCCTAGACTTACGGACTCTTTCGGTTACAAATATTCTTACTGACTGACGTGGAGTAAATTGGTTGGTTCAGCTTTGATTCCTCCCATAAAAATCGGAAACCTTCCTCCACGCTACCGTGCACGATGCGCGTCTGTAGATGATTTCCGTAAAATGATTTttgtaggtgtagcattactggTGGATTTCCTATCCAAAGGGTGCCTTCATTGTGCTACGTTAACATTTGAGATActtgttaattacatccatattctgcagtGACATAGAGAcatagagttactaattcaggaatgcattcaCATACGAAGTATACTATGTTTGTTGATGACTGATTAGTACTAATTGATTGCAAGCAACAgttcattcatattcagataaaggatgtgatcgttaagtcatatacttatgaaagtccttatacatctctctgatgcagatggcgggggtctctcgtcctccttttggagcaaaaatcaattagttatatatgaaacaatgggtgtaaaaggttataaaaagggtgccttcatagtgctaccttatcttttgagatactggttactaattcaggaatgcattcaCATACGAAGTATACTATATTTGCTGATGACTGATtagtactaattcattgcaagcaacggttcattcatattcagataAAAGATGTGATCGTTAAGTCATATACTTATGAAAGTCCTTATGCATCTCTCTGATGCAGATGGCGGGGGTCTCTCGTCCTCCTTTTGGAGCAAAAATCAGTTAGTtatatatgaaacaatgggtgtaaaaggTTATCAAAAAGGGTGCCTTCATAGTGTTATCTTATCTTTTGAGATACtggttaattacatccatattctgcagtggcgtagaattactaattcaggaatgcaatcacatactgagcatactatgtttgttggtgactaattagtactaattcattgcaagcaacggttcattcatattcagcaaaAGGGGGTGTGATCATTAAGTCATTTATGAAAGGTAAAATATAAACAAGGTAGTTCATGAATAACTTCATTGATTAAGGCAGTGTATCATGCAATGCAACATAAGGACTGAAAAATACCATTTGCGGTGTTCCAGCAGTACGTGTAGCCCCTAATTTCGCCCACCGCAAAAACTTGGCCACCGAGTTCAATGGCACCACAGAACGTCGGAAAATGATGTTcaggtgaagggttctccaacattctccagtcgccacccccttcaaggtagaaaatccttttgtcgaacaaggcgatgagcttgtaatctgcgtacctcccaccttttgtgggcacttggcagattacaatcttcaacaaattAATTGCTCGACCCCAGAAAACATAGTATGACCATTCTTCAGTAGCAGGTTGATATGAAACACTATAATGACCAATCTTCGGATCAGGTAGGGATGGAAGGGGGATATGTCGCTCGGTGTAGACGTTCACGAGGCACCACTAGCACCCATGAtgatcggcggcggcgatccaGTCGCCGTTCGCGCCAAGCCATTTTCTGTCGTGCATGAACGTCAGGGCGACAGAACGGCGATGATGGTCGAGGGGCACCAGGTCGTACACGGTATCATGCAGACGAGATGCTCTCGCCACGTCCCAGTGTTCATCGAACCAATAAGCAGGCGGAGGCATCAGCAGACAGGGTTCATCCCAATGGTACATCTTACATTTATCTTACTGATCTGGTCGTAGAGCTCCCTGGAACATGCGCGTCCGTAGATGATTACCGTAAAATGATTTTTGTACGTGTAGCATTACTGGTGGATTTCCTATCCGAACGCACACTTCTCTCAATCTCTCTCCTCACTCCGGTGGCCCCCACACACTGCCTCCCCACCCACGCCGCCGCGCCCCATCCCACCGCCGGCCCGAGGATCTCGCTCGCTCGGGGGCAGGCCAGGCCTCCCCCGCGGACATCCTCTCTACCGGTTCCGCTGCCGCAGCCACCGCGCGCGCGTTAGAGGGCTGCACAGCGCCGGCCTCCACCTCCCGCGGGACAAGTGATGCTGGCGAGGATGCCCCGCTCCACCCTTCCTTCGAGCAGCCAGGGATACGGTCCCCGCCGCCGTCCTTTGCACAGCCGTGTGCGCACACGCCTCCCAGCTGCAGCCGGACGCGGATGACGGGCTTCCACCGACCACCGCTGGCTGCGCTCAAGGCCAAGGCCAATTGCACGACTGGTGCAGCTGTCGAGCCTGCTGCGCCTTATCTAGGTGCGTATGTGATTCTTCTCCTTTCCTGGAGCATTTATTTCGACTCAGTTCAAACTATTACTATGTTGTTCCAGTTAGTAATGACATGAACAGATTGCTTGCCCTGTCTTCTATATCATGGATACGTAGATTATTTTTCTGAAATATAGAAGCAGAGTGGTCAGCGGAAAAATAACACCACCCAGAAAAGTTCAGTGTGTGTGTACCAAAGATTATTGTACTACTCAGAGCAAGCATGCAAACTTCACATCGTGTGTAGGAGTCCAAAAAGTACCCTACAGTTACATAGATTAATAAATATATCTAGAGGAAAAAATAATCTGGAAGTATATTGCTGAGAAAACATCAGGGCCTTTTGCTGATTGTGTGAAACTCCCCTGCAACAGAGGATGCACCAATAAATGATATAGACAATCTAAATGGGAGAAATTCGAAAAGAAGTGTGAGCCGCATACCAGGAAAATGACATTTTGTTCAGTATTAGCGTGTTGGGGAAATAATCGATGGCATCGATCAGTACTCTACATGTAAAAGGAACAATCGTATAAGGATATCAACAAGTTAACTTAGAATGCAGTAATCAGTTTATAGGAGGCAGAAAAGATCGGTTGCAGCCTCTTGTAGCATTGTAGGTAGTCCATGGATGCCAATACACATGTCTTGGATGACAGTAGGAGGAAAATATATGATGTCTTGGCTGTGGCTACTGAGCTTTGATGACTCAAAATAAGGTTTCATCCACACGCGGCAGACGCAGATGAAGACAATCACTATAACCTATAGTAAGTTCCACAATCACTATAATGAAGTGGGCTGGATTTTTACAGAAAAGGAGGGGGAAATGAGAAGTGGGGAGGCGATGTGGTTAATTGGAAGTGGAAAGACTGCGTGCGAAAAGACCGCTTGGGATTTCATTgttgtttggcaaaaaaaaaagatttaaaAATAATATATGATGTGGCGCTGCTGCTTGTACTGCAAAAATCAGTAGTGTGGGGGTCCTATTTAGTTATAGAAGATATATCTGTTAAGGAGGCACAGTATTACACATGGAGTATACTAATTATCAATCTAAATCTGACATATGTTCCACTGTTAGCTTAATCCACTGCAAAACATGTGTTTCAGTATGTGTCATGTCCTGCTGATATCAGTCTTCGCTGATGTCTAAACATGTATTGTTAGTATGTTGCCTATGCCTACTGCCCCTCACATTAATGGTTTTGTAGAACCTTGCTGTTTCAAGCTGATGTGATATTACTAAATTTTTGCTAGCTGGATGCTGGAAAATTTGGTCTGATAACAATATAATTGTTGGCCTTATCCAACTAGATAATCTGAAGCTGTGGTTTTGTGTAACAGTACTCTTGTTTTTATGTAAACAGTGCGCAAGTTTGGTCACTATGATTAATTCTGTTCATTTTATTGCCTAGATTTGTTGGTCATGAATATGAAAGGTGCGAGAAGATTGCTGTTGCTGCTTCTTTAGCATATGAATGTGTTGAAATGGCTACTCAAGGCTGCATACCACAAGTACCCTATTCCAAGCAAGTATCGCCAGGTGTTTCAGGCAGTTGTAAAGACACCAGGTAGTTGATCGGTGAACAGTAAGGGTATAGTCAAGAATGAACAACAAGGATTGTCTATATCTGAAATAGTTGTGGTTTGCACGCATGAAACATGTTTGGATTCGATTTCTTCTTCGCTCAATGCAGGTCTTAGAAGAAAGTTCTAACGGCAGGTTTTGATCCACCTAGATCTCGATGGTGCTGGAGCCTCTAATGTGAGCTTTCTTTTTATAGATTTTTACATGGATAACAAATCTTGATAGTACTATATGAATGGTAGGAATAAGGATGAAATGCCTTTACTTATTTTCTCAGAGCTCGCTGTATCTCGTGGTTGGTGCATAACTAACCTTTTACCATTACTTTATCCAGTGAAgaaaggaacttgtgttgtcactGTGGCCCTACATTTTGTGCTGACTGCTCAAGATTGCCAGGTAGCAGCCTATTTGCTGTGTAATGTACTGCTATGCAGCCTACTCAGAAGAGATCCCTGAACCATATCTGAATGGGGCATCAGTTCCCATTCCCTTTAATGTACTTTTAAAAGGTTCAAAGTACCATCTCTATTTTTGTGCAAGGGGGACTTTTTTCTAGTATTGACCAGTTGCTACTTTCGTATTTGTTCAGGAGTTGGCTGAACTTGTGCACAAGGTCCATTTGCTTTGCCGGCTAGCAAGGGTTGGGGTAGTTGACATGGCTTGCAATGGGCCTCTAATTCAGGTGCATTATACCATTGTTCATTTATACCATTTAAATTTCTCATGTTCCAAGATGATGCAGTTTCATGATAGATTTTCAGAAGTACTAAACTGAGGCATCTTTCAAGATAAACCATGTTTGTTTGTTTTTCAAAACTTGATAAACCATGTTTGTTGTTCAAAATGTTCTTTTCAGGCTTCAGTTCTCTGTTTCACCACACGACTTGCTGTGGAATGGTGTAGACATTCAGAAACTGGCTAATAACCTCCTTAGTCTTGTGAGCTGGGTAAGCCCTCTTTGGGTTTACATGTATTTACATATTGTTTCCATACATTCTTTTCTTTCTTAAATAAAAGAATATATTGTGCATGTAGTTCTATTGTACATTCTGTGTAATTGCATGATCTACTGACAGGGGATCTTTCAAATGAAATATGGCTTTCGCACTTCAAGTCATGTAGGCACGACTGAAGAGGTATTGTATCTGCTCCCTTACGACTGTGCTTGCTGAAGGAATTGGCTCCACCTCTTCCTTTTCAGATTTAAGAACCGTGTAATTTTGAAAGAGCGTAATCTTATTCCGTTGCGCTACAAGCTATTTTTCCGTTTGACATACCTGCACCACCGAACCGCGTGGCGCTAACAATAATCATACAAAACAGGATCATAAACCATACAACGGAGAGTGCTAGTTCAGTGCGTGCCCTGCCCACCTCATTGAATTGCTTTGAGATGAACCTGGtataagagcatgtctaagagcaggtctaacagaccccgtaaaaggggcaaacccgtataataaccgccggttt includes:
- the LOC124691856 gene encoding uncharacterized protein LOC124691856, giving the protein MNGRNKDEMPLLIFSELAVSRGWCITNLLPLLYPVKKGTCVVTVALHFVLTAQDCQELAELVHKVHLLCRLARVGVVDMACNGPLIQASVLCFTTRLAVEWCRHSETG